The following are encoded together in the Coriobacteriia bacterium genome:
- a CDS encoding ATP-binding cassette domain-containing protein: protein MTHDTLIELRDAEVVRGGRTILQVDSLSFLEGEHVAVLGPNGAGKSTLIGLVTRDVRPLARDAAPVMLRGQARWDLFEARRVFGVVSDLLQDDYRKAVTVRDVVLSGFFGSIGLYRRAEVTPAMAARADELLDYLGIQPLAGRTMETLSTGEARRALIGRALVHEPALLVLDEPTHGLDLAGTYHFLQLVRRLAETTALMVVTHHVADIVPEVERVVMLKDGRVFRDGPKADLLTGGALTNLYGVPAMIEERDGWYRLW, encoded by the coding sequence GTGACGCATGACACCCTCATCGAACTCCGCGATGCCGAGGTCGTCCGCGGCGGGCGGACGATCCTCCAGGTGGACTCGCTCTCCTTCCTCGAGGGCGAGCACGTGGCGGTCCTCGGCCCCAACGGCGCCGGCAAGTCCACGCTCATCGGCCTGGTGACCCGCGATGTCCGGCCGCTCGCGCGCGATGCCGCACCTGTGATGCTCCGCGGGCAGGCCCGCTGGGACCTCTTCGAGGCCCGGCGTGTGTTCGGCGTGGTGTCCGACCTTCTGCAGGACGACTACCGCAAGGCCGTCACCGTGCGCGACGTGGTGCTCTCGGGCTTCTTCGGCTCGATCGGACTCTATCGCCGCGCCGAGGTGACTCCGGCGATGGCCGCGCGTGCCGACGAGCTGCTCGACTACCTCGGAATCCAGCCTCTGGCCGGACGAACGATGGAGACGCTCTCGACCGGCGAGGCCCGTCGCGCGCTGATCGGCCGTGCGCTGGTGCACGAACCGGCGCTGCTCGTGCTCGACGAGCCCACGCACGGTCTGGACCTGGCGGGCACCTATCACTTCCTGCAGCTGGTTCGCCGACTCGCCGAGACCACCGCGCTCATGGTCGTCACCCACCACGTTGCCGATATCGTGCCCGAGGTCGAGCGGGTCGTGATGCTGAAGGACGGCCGCGTGTTTCGCGACGGGCCCAAGGCCGATCTGCTCACGGGTGGGGCGCTCACGAACCTCTACGGCGTGCCGGCGATGATCGAAGAGCGCGACGGCTGGTACCGCCTCTGGTAA
- a CDS encoding MarR family transcriptional regulator, with amino-acid sequence MGAHADQDAVMRFVEEFGSYFAGFGLSRATGLIWAYLLVSDPPEQSTSDLTEALQISKASVSTGGRQLAAMGAIRRSHRRGEREWQFSADPEIFSTLLKSKVREYTNMRLLLERGIEAIGDDPARLHNIEEMRDIFAFYEERVPALVDEYIAKRKKEGR; translated from the coding sequence GTGGGCGCACACGCCGATCAAGATGCAGTGATGCGGTTCGTCGAGGAGTTCGGGTCGTACTTCGCCGGGTTCGGCCTCAGCCGGGCCACCGGGCTCATCTGGGCGTACCTGCTCGTCTCCGACCCGCCCGAGCAGTCCACGAGCGACCTCACGGAGGCTCTGCAAATCAGCAAGGCGTCCGTGAGTACCGGCGGACGACAACTCGCCGCGATGGGTGCCATCCGGCGGTCCCACAGGCGTGGTGAGCGCGAGTGGCAGTTCAGCGCCGATCCGGAGATATTCTCGACGCTTCTCAAGTCCAAAGTGCGCGAATACACGAACATGCGGCTTCTGCTCGAGCGTGGGATCGAGGCGATCGGGGACGATCCGGCGCGGCTTCACAACATCGAGGAGATGCGGGACATCTTTGCCTTCTACGAGGAGCGCGTCCCGGCATTGGTCGACGAGTACATCGCGAAACGGAAGAAGGAAGGACGATGA
- a CDS encoding ABC transporter ATP-binding protein, whose product MTDAARTGAHAIQVEGLRFSYGDLEAVKGIDFDVQPGEILGFLGPNGAGKSTTIKMLTGQLTPKSGVARVLGIDVATDNPELQARIGVCFEEKNLYINMSAKENLEFFASLYGIKDPDAEGVLRRVGLADRAKDRVKTFSKGMRQRMMISRAFINKPDVLFLDEPTDGLDPVTSAAIRRTIKEEAERGAAVLLTTHDMFEADELSDRVAFINEGEIVALDSAENLKLKYGTRSVKVRLREGDVVREEVLPLDGDGSSARLAELAASPNLLTIHTEEATLEQIFIQLTGRGLEG is encoded by the coding sequence ATGACTGACGCAGCACGCACGGGAGCGCACGCCATCCAGGTGGAGGGGCTGCGCTTCTCCTACGGGGACCTCGAGGCGGTGAAGGGAATCGACTTCGACGTGCAGCCGGGCGAGATCCTTGGCTTCCTCGGCCCGAACGGCGCCGGAAAGTCGACCACCATCAAGATGCTCACCGGTCAGCTCACGCCCAAGTCCGGCGTAGCGAGAGTGCTTGGGATAGATGTAGCCACAGACAATCCCGAGCTGCAGGCGCGCATCGGGGTGTGTTTCGAAGAGAAGAACCTCTATATCAACATGTCGGCCAAGGAGAATCTCGAGTTCTTCGCGAGTCTCTATGGGATCAAGGATCCTGACGCCGAAGGAGTGCTCCGGCGTGTCGGGCTGGCGGACCGCGCCAAGGACCGCGTCAAGACGTTCTCCAAAGGCATGCGACAGCGCATGATGATTTCGCGCGCGTTCATCAACAAGCCCGACGTGCTCTTCTTAGATGAGCCCACCGACGGGCTCGACCCGGTCACCTCGGCGGCCATCCGCAGGACCATAAAGGAGGAGGCCGAGCGCGGTGCGGCGGTCCTGCTGACAACGCACGACATGTTCGAGGCGGACGAGCTCTCCGACCGGGTCGCCTTCATCAACGAGGGCGAGATCGTGGCGCTCGACTCCGCCGAGAACCTGAAGCTCAAGTACGGGACCCGCTCGGTGAAGGTGCGCCTGCGCGAGGGCGATGTCGTGCGCGAGGAGGTCCTGCCGCTGGACGGCGACGGTTCCTCGGCCCGGCTCGCGGAGCTGGCCGCCAGTCCGAACCTCCTTACCATCCACACCGAGGAAGCGACGCTGGAGCAGATCTTCATCCAGCTGACGGGTAGGGGGCTTGAGGGATGA
- a CDS encoding ABC transporter permease — translation MSRAVSRPAIIWALLKKEFKAYSRDTVYLLLTLLVLIAVPITFRFLPDSVDETITLAVSPPVSALIEDGKDTLRDLGATEEQLAELDEADLTGEQEGLLLLEFEDEGQMTGVIEGTIEAWQTADGEFVFRDKEADEDKPDNAERVNVDIGIAFPTGFISQVATGKDDITVTVYSDAGVPDEIKGAMRSFVREAAYQLAGKELPVSIPAEESIILGQDRSGDQVTLQEKTRPLLLFMILLMETFSMASLVSTEVLQRTVTAVLVTPAKVGDFLAAKTIFGTAMSFSQALIMLALIGGITAENWSLLLVVLLMGAIMFTGVALFVGSAGKDFMGQLFYAMLFTIPLLIPTLSIMFPGSVAPWVRIIPTYPIIDVLVRSTVYGATWSDSWGSLAYAAAWLVVLYGAGLIALKRKVESL, via the coding sequence ATGAGCCGCGCCGTGTCGCGCCCTGCGATCATCTGGGCGCTGCTCAAGAAGGAGTTCAAGGCGTACTCCCGCGACACCGTGTACCTGCTGCTGACGCTGCTGGTGCTGATCGCGGTGCCGATCACCTTCCGTTTCCTGCCCGACTCGGTCGACGAGACCATCACGCTTGCGGTATCGCCACCGGTCTCGGCGCTCATCGAGGACGGCAAAGACACGCTCCGTGACCTCGGCGCCACCGAGGAGCAGCTCGCCGAACTCGACGAGGCCGATCTCACCGGCGAGCAGGAGGGCCTGCTTCTCCTCGAGTTCGAGGACGAGGGGCAGATGACCGGCGTCATCGAGGGCACGATCGAGGCCTGGCAGACCGCCGACGGCGAGTTCGTCTTCCGCGACAAGGAGGCCGACGAGGACAAGCCCGACAACGCCGAGCGCGTGAACGTGGACATCGGCATCGCCTTCCCGACAGGCTTCATCTCCCAGGTCGCCACCGGCAAGGACGACATCACCGTCACCGTCTACTCCGATGCGGGCGTGCCGGATGAGATCAAGGGCGCGATGCGCTCGTTCGTCCGCGAGGCAGCCTACCAGCTCGCGGGCAAGGAGCTGCCCGTGAGCATCCCCGCCGAGGAGTCGATCATCCTCGGGCAGGACCGCTCGGGCGATCAGGTGACGCTGCAGGAGAAGACGCGTCCGCTCCTGCTCTTCATGATCCTTCTGATGGAGACGTTCTCCATGGCCTCGCTCGTCTCGACCGAGGTGCTCCAGCGCACGGTGACCGCCGTGCTCGTGACGCCCGCGAAGGTGGGCGACTTCCTCGCCGCCAAGACGATCTTCGGGACGGCCATGTCGTTCTCGCAGGCGCTCATCATGCTTGCCCTCATCGGTGGGATCACCGCCGAGAACTGGTCGCTCCTGCTCGTTGTGCTGCTCATGGGCGCGATCATGTTCACGGGAGTCGCGCTGTTCGTCGGCTCGGCAGGCAAGGATTTCATGGGCCAGCTGTTCTACGCGATGCTGTTCACCATCCCGCTGCTCATCCCCACGCTGTCGATCATGTTCCCCGGATCGGTGGCGCCCTGGGTGCGCATCATCCCCACGTATCCGATCATCGACGTGCTCGTCCGGTCCACGGTCTACGGTGCCACCTGGTCCGACTCATGGGGGTCGCTCGCGTATGCGGCGGCGTGGCTCGTGGTGCTCTACGGAGCCGGCCTCATCGCACTCAAGCGGAAGGTGGAGTCGCTATGA